The Chryseobacterium oranimense genome contains the following window.
AAAATCGAGTACAAAAAAACCAGCGGGCTTTTCATCCTGAAGAATGGTAACTGCCATTGCATTACTGTCATTTCTTTGTTTAATTCTTTCCAGGGCTCTTTCTACTGTTGAAGTATACTGCTGTTGATTTTCATCCAAAGCATAATTAAGCTCAGGGAAATCAGATATCTCGAAAAACTTTAAACTGACCATATTTTAATGATGATAAATATCCTGGTACATCACTCCTGCCCTGATCTCTACAGGAAGCTTATTTTCCTCGGGAACAATCGGGCAATTATAGTCGTAGGCATTATATGCACAATAAGGCTGATAGGATTGATTGAAATCCAGAATAATTGTATTGCCTTTCGGAATTTTCAGATCCATATATTTTCCGCCGCCGTAGGTTTCTTTTTCGTTGGTAGCATCACGGAAGGGAAGAAACAGATAGTCTTTATATTTTTTCTGCTTGATCAGGTCAAGACTTTGATATAGGGTAAGGGTATAAGATTTTCCATCCAGTTGAAAGGTAGCTTTCCCATATTCACGATAAGACTTGGTTTTTCCTGAAGATGTTGGAAGGTTAAAAGGCTGAGGATTTTTAGTCTTAACCAGTTTTGCAGTGACTCTGTATTTTAAATCAAACGGAAAGAAAGGATGTCCTTTAAAATTGGTAAAATTATCTCCCCTTAAAGGTGTTTCCTTAGGATTCAGATATTCAGCATTGAGTTCTTCCTGGAATTTTTTAACTGCGGTAACTTCCGGGGATACCATTTTTTGAGCAAAACCAAAAAACGGAAAAAGCAAAAACAGGATCAGATATCTTTTCATATTTAATGCAAATTATACGTAAAACTAAGGATTTTCTATGCATGAAAAGTTAAAATAGTAATAAAAAAACACAATCTATTTTAAATAATCTGAATTCCATTTGCTTTAGCATATTTTTTGACCAACAGAGGGCATGGACAGGAAGAAATTCATTAAAACAGGTTTACTGGCAGTATCAGGATTTTATTTTCTTAATTCTGATCTTTTTCAGGCTGTACAACCCAAAACAATACAATCTGGTAAGGAGGTCATAGAAGCGCCAATACTTATTATCGGGAGCGGGTATGGCGGTGCTGTCTCTGCTCTCCGTCTCTGTGAGGCGGGGAAAAAAGTTGTGATGCTGGAAATGGGCCTTAACTGGGAGAAATCCGGGATTCCTTTTTCCAATATGCTGAAACCCGGAAAAAGTGCAGCATGGCTGAAAAAGAAGACCATTGCCCCTTTTATGAATATTTTTTCTTTAACCCCATTTACGGGTACACTGGACAGGATGGATTTTGAAAACATCAATATATGGGTAGGCAGAGGAGTTGGCGGAGGTTCCCTGGTTAATGGCGGAATGGCCGTTACTCCAAAGGAAAGCTATTTTAAGGAAATATTTCCCGATTTGGATGCCGAAAAGTTTTACAGCCATTATTTTCCACTGGTACAGAAGGAATTGAAGGTAAATATTATCGGTGAACAATTTTTAAAGGATTGTCCTTATTATAAATTCACAAGAGTAGGTGAAGCAGAAGCCCACAAAGCCGGATTTAAAACCATACGGGTTCCGAATGTATACGATTTCCAGTATATGGAGAAGGAATACAGAAATGAAGTTCCCCGATCTGCTTTTAACACGGAAGTGATTTACGGGAATAATCACGGGAAAAACAGCCTGGACAAAACCTATCTTAAAAAAGCCCTGGAAACCGGAAATCTTGAAATCCTGGATCTCCATCATGTTGAAAATATAAAACTTAACGAGGATAAAACCTACACCTTACAGGTCCGGCAAACCGACACTTCGGGAACTACAGTTTCAGAGAAAGTATTTAACTGTAAAAAACTGATTCTTGCAGCCGGGACAATGGGAACTTTACAGCTGCTGCTGCATTCCAATGCAGTCAATAACTTTCCTGCTCATGAGCAGATCGGGAAAAACTGGGGGAACAATGGCAATTTCATGACGGGCAGAAACTGGGTAAAACCTCTTTCGGGTGGGACAGGGTCTAAACAATCTACTATTCCTGTGGGTGGTATAGATAACTGGGAAGACAAGGAACATCCTTTTTTTACAGAAATAGCTCCTCTTCCGATGGGAATGGATGTGGCAACAGCATTGTACCTGCTTATTAACAAGGTTGATAAAAAAGGGGAAATTTCTTATAACCCGGACACAAAGAAGATCAGTTTAGACTGGAACCGGACCCATACCGTCAAAATGAGAGAAAATGCCGATTATTTCATCAAAAAGATGAACAGGGCCAATGGCGGAACGAGAAGTCATTTTTTATTTAACAACGGTTTCGGAGCAGATGTGTGTTATCATCCGCTGGGCGGCTGTGTATTGGGTAAAGCGACAAACGAATATGGAAAATTAAAAAATCACGACAACCTGTATGTTTTAGACGGTTCCCTGATTCCCGGAACCATTGGCGTTAACCCGTTTGTAACGATCACAGCCATTGTAGAATACTGCATTGAAAATCTGATCCGGCAGAATGAATTTGCTTAAAATCAAGGCATGGATTTTACTTCATCAAAGTATTTCCTGATATCATTTTCCAGCTTCTGAGGATACTCAAATTTTAACTTTTCTGCCAAAATTGTCCCAAGTTCATGTACTAAGTCTGCGGTGGCATATAAAGCACGCCAGTTTTCTTCGATGCTGCTTGCTGAGAAGGTAGCTTCCACCCTTGCCCAGAGTTCTTCGGGCAGGTATTTTCTGAAAAGGCGGCCATGTTTATTCGTGGTGATATTTTCCCAGTTGTAATTGCCGGCAATATACCATTCAATCAGTGGAACAATATAATCTGTTCTGATTCCTCCGGACATGAATTGGGCATAAAACAGATCTTCACGTTTAAGGCATTTTACCACATAGGTCGTATCCCACCAGAAATCGTTCATCAGCTGCCTGAATTCCTTTTCCGCTGGTTTTTTAATCATAATAGATTGATATGTAGGCAATTTCATATTTTCAGTCAGACGATCCTTATCAATCAAAACCTTATAACCTACATCCCAATCCTCGGGAAGTGATTCTTCCTGAACTTCTTTTTCAAACTCTGATTTCTGATACAGCTTAAAATCCACTTTTACATGATCTGCATAGAGTACCATTTTCATGGCATGCTTCCCGTCAAAATACTTTTCATCTTCTTCCAGCATTGAAATGGGCTCACCAAAAAGGTCAATCCATTTCCTGTCCGTCTCATAATCTTTCATGTTTTCGAAAACGAGCTCAATATCCAGGTCACTGAAATCATCTACCGGAGCATAAGGGTTCACGAGCGAGCTGGTAAGCAATACGGTGCGGATGTCAGGGTTATTTTCTGCCCAACTGATGATCTGTTTTAATTTTTCCTCGCGTGCTACCATTATATACTAATAAGATTCTGAAATTTTCACACGGTAAACATCCAGAGCATTCCTTTTGATAGATTCTACAAAGAATCCTCCTTCTTCCGGAATAACTTCTTTAAGGTCAAAGCTTTTACAGTCTCTTGGCAAACCGGAAAACACCAGGGTAAACCAAAAGTCCCGCATAAACGGTACCGGAGTCCAGTTGGGATAGATGGTAATATTTTCTGCATGAATCAGCTTGCTTTTATGCTCAGACTGATTGTCCAACAGATAAGTGGAATTCCAGATCCGAATCAGGTTGCCTAAAAACGGGGATGCCGGAAAACAGCAGTGTACAATCACCTGCTTCTCCTCTTCTACTTTGGTTTGAAGAGATTCCAGGAGTTCTTTGGCTATGATGGGCTTAATAACAACTTCTTCCACCTTTTTATAAATAATGGGTAATAGGTGATGAATAATTCAATGGTCAATGGTCAATGGTGAATTGTGAGTTTTGCTTCGCAAGTGAAAGATGAATTTCTGAAAACAGAGTTTAAAATTCACAAGTGACCATTCACCATTCACTTTTTAATATTCCAGTTCTAATTTTTCTTTGGTATAATTTCTAATTTTATCAGTAAGTTCAGGGTTCTGAGCTAATTTCTGACCATACGAAGGTACCATTTCCAGAAGCTTATCTTTCCATTCTCCCTGTAATTTTTCAGGGAAACATTTCTCAAGCACATTCAGCATGGCAAATACTGCTGTGGAGGCTCCGGGTGAGGCACCAAGCAATGAGGCAATGGTTCCGCTTTTGTTGACCACCACTTCAGTTCCGAATTCCAGTTTTCCACCGTCTTTTTCATCTTTTTTGATGATCTGTACTCTCTGCCCTGCTACTTTCAGTTCCCAGTCTTCTTCTTTGGCATCTTTAATGAATTCTCTCAGGTGCTGCATTCTCTGGGATTTTGTCATGGCTACCTGCTGAATAAGATATTTAGTGAGCGGAATGTTGTGCCACCAGGCTCCGAATAATGATTTCAGGTTTTTGGTATTAACACTTTCAGGCAGATCGAGGTAGCTTCCTTCTCTCAGGAATTTTGTGGAAAATCCTGCAAAAGGTCCGAACAGAAGTGCTTTTTTACCATCAATGATTCTAAGATCCAGATGGGGAACGGACATCGGCGGTGCATCTACTGTGGCCTGGGTGTACACTTTGGCGTGATGCTTTTCTACTAATTCCTGATTATGACTTACGAGCCACTGCCCTGAAACAGGGAAACCTCCGTATCCTTCACTTTCTTTAATATCTGAACTGTCCAGCAGCGGAAGTGCATAACCTCCGGCACCGATAAATACAAAATCAGCAACGACTTCCTGCTTGTGATTGTGGATCCTGTCTTTTACCTTCATTTCCCATTTACCGTCTTCCCGTGGATCAATATCTTTTACTTCATGGTACAGGAATACTTCCACATTAGAATCTTCCAGCAGGTGCCGGCCCATTTTTCTGGTCAATGTACCGAAATTCACATCTGTTCCCATATCCATTTTGGTAGCCGCCATTACTTCAGACTGATTTCTTTTGCTCATCACCAGGGGAATCCATTGTTTAAGCTGCTCGTGGTCTGTAGAATATTCCATGCCAGAAAACAGAACTGATCCTGACATTTTCTCATAACGTTTTCTAAGGTATTCAGCATCTTTTTCACCAAATACAAGGCTCATATGAGGACAGGAATTGATAAATTCTTTGGGATCTTTAACGTATCCCTGAGTAATAAGGTACGACCAGAACTGTTTCGACATCTCGAACTGCTCTGCAATACTTTCTGCCTTAGTAATATCAATACTTCCGTCCGGCTTTTCAGGGGTATAATTTAGTTCACAAAAAGCAGAATGTCCCGTTCCTGCATTGTTCCATGCTGCAGTACTTTCTTTGGCAAATCTGCCAAGCCTTTCAAATATGGCGATTTCAAGATTGGGATCAAATTCGTGAAGCAGCGTTGCTAAAGTGGCGCTCATGATTCCGCCGCCTATCAGTACAACGTCATATTTTGGTTTCGGTGTTCTGCTTGTAAGCGATTGTGGCATAATTCTAAATTTTATTTCAAATTTCGGGAAAAGTTTTATAAGTAAGAGTGGGTTTAACGATTTTAACACGTTATTTTTTTGTTTCAAAACACCTCTTAATTACACAACAAAAAGCTATGGAAAATTTCAATAAATCAACATTGAAATAGTTGATAATATAATCCTGGTCATTTAAAAAAAATATTAATTTTTCATTTTTTCAATTCACCAATAGGGTAAATAATCATCCATTTTCAATCTTAAATATCATAAAAAGTGAAGTTTCTTCTAATTTCACTTCAACAAATCCCGTAATCATAAATATTTACACTGATATTTTTTTCAACCATAAGTAACATATAATTAAACAACAACCACGAAAAACTACATCTTATTGATAGACAATTAATTATCCCGATACAGATCCACATTTAAACCATAAAAAAATCTTTTTTTACGTAAATTTTAATTAAATTAGTATATTTGTAATCAATATTTTATTAAAATTATTTTATAAATATTCCACAAATGAGAATTATTACCTTCCTGGGCATTATGGTCGTGACAACGACATTTGCCCAAAGTGGAAGTGTTGGAATCAACACGCCCACACCTGACCCAAGTGCTATTTTGCACATCGAGAGTTTTCAGGGAACTCCAGCTACTGCTACCGCAACCATTTCAGGGGGAGCCGTTACAGGTATCACAATCAATAATGGAGGAAGCGGCTATACGACGGCACCTACTGTTAATTTTTACGGAGGAGGCCCAGTTGTAAACGGAGGTTCAAAAGCCCGTGCTACGGCAACTATTACCGGAGGAGTCGTTACAGGCATCACCATTAACAATGGAGGAAGCGGTTATACCTCAGCACCTACAGTAACCGTTTCAGGAGGAAACAAAGGAATGTTATTCCCCAATCTGAATCTTGCCAACCTGAACAGTACTACTACTCCTGTTGCATCTCCTGCCAATGGATTAATTGGATTTAATGGCGGAACTAACAGCAATAATAAAGCCCTTCATGTTTTCAACATTACCACCAATTCATGGCAGAGTACCATTGATGCACAAAATACTCCTAAAATCGCTTATCTTGATTTTACCGGATCATACTCTGGGCTGGACAATGCTGTAGCAGGAGCCAGCGCTCCACTTTTGGTAAATAATCCGGCTATTTCCGGAGTATCAAACATCAGCGGATTCAAAGTCCTTCCAAACACTTCTTCGGGATATTCACTTATTCTTCCACAGGGAAATTATCTGGTGGAGGTGAGCCTGAATTTAAATTCCCCTCAGGAAAATCCGGCCGGAGTGAACGGTACAGCTCCACTAACAGGGAGTACTTACTATCTGATGGGATATTTTATAGATTTCTACAGCGATACTTATAATAATACCACCAATACTTTTAGTGCAGTATCCGTTTCCAGAAAAGAAGAACCGATTGTCTCAAAAGTAAGTACCAACCACCTGGCTACATGGTCTTTCTACTATAATGTTCCTGCTAATGCCAACGCCAATATTATCGGTGGGCTAAGAATGAGCCTCGGCAGAATGCAAAACAGTACATTCTATGATCTTGTGAATGTAATTCCAACCGGATCTTACATTAAAATATCTCAGCTTTAAAAACAATGAATATGAAAAAAAGTTATATCCTGCTATTACTGATCATAGCACATAGCATATATGCACAGGTTGCTATTGGAAAAGTCACAGCGAACAGTTCAGCTATTCTGGATGTGGCCTCTACAACCAATAAGGGAGTTCTTCTTCCAAGAGTGGATATCGTAGACATACTGAGCAATACATCACCTGTAAACAACCCTGCAGAAGGACTTGTAGTTTATAACAAAGGAAATTCTATCAGTCCGGGGGTTTATATCTGGAAAAACAATATGTGGACCCTGTTATCAGACACTTATAACCTTGTAAGTTACATGATGCTTCAGCGTACTACAGATTATGCTGTATTAGGCGGTTTAGCCAATGGTACTTATAAAAATTTCAACGATGCTGCTTTTAATGTCGTATCGAATGATATCGGAGCATTATATAATACTTCTACAGGGGTAATTACTCTTCCGGGAAACAGCGGTTATCTTGTGAATGTATGCCTGAATGTTAGAACGGCTCTTGAAACTACAACAGGTGGAATCGGAGGAACCCAGGTTCATTTGCATCAGTATCTTGTAAAACTTGTAGATCCTGTTAGTGGAACTCAGTATGGTAAAACAATCAGCATCAATGCCCAGTCTATTGCCAGCAATAAAACCCACACACTAAATATGAGTTTTTCTTTTGTAACTACCTCAGCTTCTCCTATTCTTTTAGTACCAGCTATTGCTCACGACAATGGAGGAACTTATCAGAATGGAGCCGGAGGAACTACTCCTAATAATGGAGAAATTATTATTACCAATGCGAAAGTTGATATTCAGAGATCAGCCCTTAACCAATAATTAAAAACACAATGAAAACACATATTTATATTGTCTGCATGATACTTTTCAGTGTTTACACGCGAGCACAAGTTGGTATCAATACAAACACTCCTAATGCAAGCAGTATTCTGGACATCAATTCGTCAAACAAAGGAGCTCTTTTTCCACAATACGATCTTGGTATTCTTAACAGCACTTCAACTCCTGTAGCTAATCCTACAGACGGGCTTATAATCTACAACAGCGGAGGGGCATCTACATTTCCGAAAGGATATTACGTATGGGTCAGAAATCAATGGCAGCGTATCATTATTGCAGGGAATGAGCCTCAGAATATGTCTTTATTGATAGGCCCAAATGTTTTAATTCCTGCCGGAAGCACAAATAATACACTTGCCAGTTTTTCTGTAACCTCTAATAAAATTACAGGAGCATCTCTGGCAGCAGATAATTCTACCATTACACTACCAGCAGGCAATTACATTATCCGTTATTCCGTAGATTCAGGAAGCGGAGCCTTCGTTAGCGGAACAAATACACAGTATCTTGGTCAGAATTTTACCTGTACAAGGTCTTATCTTATTAATTCTGCTACCAGTGCAACGATTACTGAAGTGAACAGAATGTGTCTTCTGTCAAGTTCTTTTACTTTTTTTCAGGGAACTTATTTTTTAACATTGGCCGCTCCTACAACCATCCGTCAGAAATTTGAATTTGATTCTCCAGGTAATGGTTATACAGCCAACAATCTTAATATCAGATCTTCATTATCATTAGTGATCACTAAGATGGGGCAATAAAAACAGCCTGAGCTACATTATTTTATACTAAAACAGAGCTTTAAGGTAAAGCTCTGTTTTTTTAATTCAGTTTTGCCGTCAGTTTTTTAAACTGTTTTTCCGCATTTTTCCCTTCATACAGAATGGCATAAACGGTATCGATAATGGGCAGTTTAAGATTTTTCTGCTTTGCTGTTTTATAGATAGAATCTGCTGCATAATACCCTTCTGCCACCATATTCATGGACTGGATTGCAGATTTTACGGTGTAGCCTTTCCCGATTAGGTTCCCTAAGCTCCGGTTTCTTGAGAAAAGAGAATATGCAGTAACCAAAAGATCCCCCAAGTAAGCACTTTCATTAACATCTCTCGGGGCTTCATATACAGCTTCAAGGAAGATTTCCATCTCACGGATTGCATTGGAAACAAAAACGGCAGTGAAATTATCTCCATAACCTAATCCACTTGCTATTCCTGCTCCGATGGCGAAAATGTTTTTAAGGATCGCACTGTATTCATTTCCTAAAATATCTTTGCTGGAATGTACTTTAATAAAATCCGAGCTTAAAATTGCCTCCAGTTTCTCAGCAGTTTCATCTTCAGCCGCAGCTACTGTAAGGTAAGAAAGTCTTTCCATAGCCACTTCCTCGGCGTGGCATGGTCCTGCAATAACCGCCTGGTTTCTGAAACCTATTTTAAATTCATCTCTAAGATAATGGGCTACCACATCATTTACTTTAGGAATGATCCCTTTAATCGCGGAAACAAAGATTTTGTCTCCGTATTCGCAGATCATTTTATCCATAGTATCCGAAAGATAAATGGAAGGGGTTGCCAATACGATCACATCACAGGCACTTACAAGTTCATTGATGTCTGTGGTCAGTTTCAGACTTTTAAGATTGAAATTAACTGCCGTAAGATAGGATGGGTTATGCCCGCGAAGTTCAATAGCTCCTTTTACGAATTCACTTCTTACACACCAGTGCACCGTTTTACAGTTTTCAACAAGCATTTTTACGATAGCGGTTGCAAAACTTCCGCTTCCTACCACTCCTACAGAAACGTCGTTCCTATTCTTTTTCGGATGAGAAGATTCTGAAATTATTTTCTTTTTAGCCATAATTGGAAAATGAACTGCAAATATATTAAAACAAAGACGGAACAAGGACTTTTGAGGCTATGATAAAAACCATTTTCTGAAAAAATTAACACTTGAACACAATTAAATATCTAATCATACGTTAAATACAGAAAAAACTAAGTTTTCTCTAAAAATATCGTACAAAGAGTATTTTTAATTAAATTTGCACGCTTAAAACCGTTTTGTAATATACTAAGAGAAGAAATATGAAGAAATTTCTAAACAGCAAGAAGAACGTGAACATTCTCCTGGGAGGGCTTTTGCTAGTAGTTTTTGCACAGGCTGTCTTTATCGCAAGGTTATTTTCCGAAAAGGACGACAAGATGTATGAAGTGAATCTGGTTAAGATAAATACCGAGAAAGACAGTGTAGATTATCTGAAAATGAAAACAGATCTTACGATGGTGGATCAGACTGTTGCTGAACTTAATTCTTTCCTGAAATCTAAAAACATCACCGATGAAAAGCTGACGGTGCTCAGTAAAGACAGTATATCCAATTCCATATATCTTGCCAAGCAGGCCAACCGCTACAGCCAGTACCTGATGAACCTTCAGAAAAAACTGATGGAAGTTCCTCTTGGGATGCCTACCGACGGATATATTTCCTCTAATTTCGGCATCAGAAAAAATCCAATTCCATTTAAAACCGTATTTGCCTCTGTAAAATCAGGCGCTGCTGTTGAATCTAAACCAGCTGTTGCTGCAGCTCCAAAACCTGAAGTAAAGGCTGAACCTGTTGAGAAAATCATAGAATTAACTGACAGCTATGGCAATAAAAGAGAAGTAAAAGTAATGGTTACACCAAAAGCGGCACCTTCTGCTTCGGCTCCTGAACCATCGCCTGCTGCTGCCTCAACGAAAGCTGTTGCCGGTACTACTTCCCCTAAAGCTCCAATGGAAAAGAACAATCCACCTGCTGAAGCAGATCAGATGCAGTTTCACAAAGGTCTGGACATTGCAGTTGCCTACGGATCAGATGTAAGGGCTGCTGCTGCGGGAACCGTTATTTTTTCCGGTCAGAAGGGAGGTTACGGAAACTGTGTTATTGTTTCACACGGAAACGGACTGGCTACGCTATATGGACACCTTTCCCAATTGGTTTCAAAGGTGAATGACAAGGTAAAGGTAGGCCAGGTTATCGCAAAATCCGGAAATTCCGGACGCTCTACAGGTCCACACCTTCATTACGAAGTACACAAAAACAACACTCCGGTGAACCCGAAACTGTTTATGAATTTATAATAAAATGGCTGTCTGTTTGGACAGCCATTCTTTATTCAATCTTCTTCAAACATAAAGTTTGTGTAATCTGAGAGATCTGTGGGATTATTTTTATCAGGGAAAATTTACCTAAATTTTAAACCGTTAAGGTCACATTAAGTTTTTAAGAGTATTAAGAGGAGCTTCGCTTTAAGTAGAACTGTTATCTTAAAAATCTATGATTTTCTTAATAAAACTTAACTGCTTAAAGAATCTTAATGGTTCAGATAAAACCTGTGCAATTACTTCAATCTGCAAGTTTTTACGCAAAGTTTTTAGTAAAAAGTTGATTTTAAGGGAAGCAAAGAGTGAATCAACTTTTTGATCCGATGAAGCGGATGGTTGTCTTATGTTTTATATACTTTGCGAATAATTTATAACAAAAACTGCTGTCTTATCGACAGCAGTTTTTCTTTTTGCTTTATTATTCAATTTATTTCAGAATTTTTAAAGTTCCTTTCAGATGGGTAAAGGTCCCGTTTGGATCTGCAATATTGGTGTAGATTATATTTGTATTATAATCCTGAATATGGGTAACGTTAGAACCTAATTTGGGTTCGTGCCAGTACACCATGAAGACATTCTTTGCTACTTCTACGGCAGTATACTGTACAGTATCCGTGCGGCCTTTTACGTTTTCGGAAATTCCTGTGAAAGACATTTCTTTATTGTCTTTAAAATCCAGGAGGAATTTAAGTGTTCCGAAATCAACTTCAACTTTATTTCCAATAGCCGGATAAGGTGACTTCAGGTCCCAGTCCATTTCTCCGAAGAAAACTTTCGCTCCCATTGCCAGCTCATCTTTTCCGTGAAGATCAGGATATTTTTTAACCATAAAATCTACAACCCCGGAAGATGTTTTATTTTCAGCAACAGCTGTTTTATAGTTTTCCAGATAGTTTCTAACGAAATCCAGAGACTGAGGGAACAAAGACAGTTTGGCAAAATGAGAAGGCACTACCTGTTCAGGCTTCAATGCTTTCATGGCATCAATCTGAGCAATCCACTGATCAATGGCTTTCACATTCTGTGTATCTGCCATCCAGATGTGTGAATCTACGGAAACGGAAATACCTCCTGCAATAGTTTTAAGTGATGGAATCCATACAAAACTATGGGCTGTATCTTCAGCATTCTGCTTTATTTCAATTTTATTCCCTTCCAGATCCGGAATTGCATTGACAGCTTCCGGAACAATGATTTCTGACGGAGCATCTTCTTTCAGTTGTGGCTTCCATACTGCCATTTTATCGTCTTTTGAGGCAGATATAAGGTAAGCAGTCTGTGCAGTTGAAATGATTTTAACGTTTGGAAATGCCTTTTTGATCACATCCAGTCCAAAGTAAAAATCCGGGTCACTGTGGGAAATAAATACTGTTTTCAGGTTCTTCCCTGTGGCTTTAATTTCCTTTACCAGCTGTTCTGCATACTGCTTCTGAAACTGAGCATCAATAAGCATCGCATCCTTATCTCCATAAATAATGGTGGAAGTAATGGGAAAGATGGCTTTTGAGCCGGGATTATAAACTTTAATTTTTAAGTTTCCAGCCAATAAAATACTTGCAAAGCCAAATATTGCCATCAGCGATAATAATTTCTTTTTTAACATTGTTGATTTTTTGTGAATTAATAAGCTGCTGTAAAACGCTCACGGATATGGTTATTCTGTTCCAGTTCGTCCGCAAGAACTACAGCTACATCCTCTACAGAAAGGCGGCTTCTTCCGTTTTCGTCAAAAACAGGAGTTTCCAGAGAGGTTCTGTATTTGCCTGTTCTTTCCCCTACATTCGCCTGGTTCATTTCAATGGCAGGGCTGAAAAAAGTCCAGTCAAGGGTACTGTTTTCTTTGATTTTGTTTAAATAATCTCTTGCTGCAGTTGCTCCCGGTTTGTAAGCTTCAGGGAAATCCGGAGTATCTACGATCTGTACGTTGTCCGGTGTATAAAGGCTTCCGGCACCCCCCACTACGATCAGCCTTTTCACGCCTGATTTTTCCACTGCTTTTTCAATATTGACGGAACCGTTCAGAAAATCATTATAAAGATTTGGGTTTGTCCAGCCTGCGTTGAAGGCACTGATCACTGCATCATTTCCTTTCAAAGCTTCCGCCAGCTCTTCTGTATTGTTCACGTCAACGCTTTTTGCCGTTACATTTTCTTTTGATTCTACTTTAGAAGCATCTCTTACCAATGCTTCTACTGCATATCCTCTTTCTGTTAATTCATTTACGATTTTGCTTCCTACAAAACCTGTTGCGCCAATTACTGCTACTTTTTTCATAATATTTTATTTTAAAATTTAAATTGTAATAAAAATTGTTACATTTATGGTTAAAAATTTTTACTCAAACTGTTCGGAGAACTCTTTCAGAGATTTATCACCTAAAAATTGAGTAACCAATTGATCTGTTTCTTCAAACAATGTATTTAAATGGGTATTAATCTCTTTCCCTACACTGCATGCTGGATTAGGATTTTGAT
Protein-coding sequences here:
- a CDS encoding AadS family aminoglycoside 6-adenylyltransferase; this encodes MVAREEKLKQIISWAENNPDIRTVLLTSSLVNPYAPVDDFSDLDIELVFENMKDYETDRKWIDLFGEPISMLEEDEKYFDGKHAMKMVLYADHVKVDFKLYQKSEFEKEVQEESLPEDWDVGYKVLIDKDRLTENMKLPTYQSIMIKKPAEKEFRQLMNDFWWDTTYVVKCLKREDLFYAQFMSGGIRTDYIVPLIEWYIAGNYNWENITTNKHGRLFRKYLPEELWARVEATFSASSIEENWRALYATADLVHELGTILAEKLKFEYPQKLENDIRKYFDEVKSMP
- a CDS encoding GMC family oxidoreductase N-terminal domain-containing protein produces the protein MDRKKFIKTGLLAVSGFYFLNSDLFQAVQPKTIQSGKEVIEAPILIIGSGYGGAVSALRLCEAGKKVVMLEMGLNWEKSGIPFSNMLKPGKSAAWLKKKTIAPFMNIFSLTPFTGTLDRMDFENINIWVGRGVGGGSLVNGGMAVTPKESYFKEIFPDLDAEKFYSHYFPLVQKELKVNIIGEQFLKDCPYYKFTRVGEAEAHKAGFKTIRVPNVYDFQYMEKEYRNEVPRSAFNTEVIYGNNHGKNSLDKTYLKKALETGNLEILDLHHVENIKLNEDKTYTLQVRQTDTSGTTVSEKVFNCKKLILAAGTMGTLQLLLHSNAVNNFPAHEQIGKNWGNNGNFMTGRNWVKPLSGGTGSKQSTIPVGGIDNWEDKEHPFFTEIAPLPMGMDVATALYLLINKVDKKGEISYNPDTKKISLDWNRTHTVKMRENADYFIKKMNRANGGTRSHFLFNNGFGADVCYHPLGGCVLGKATNEYGKLKNHDNLYVLDGSLIPGTIGVNPFVTITAIVEYCIENLIRQNEFA
- a CDS encoding NAD(P)H-dependent glycerol-3-phosphate dehydrogenase, which translates into the protein MAKKKIISESSHPKKNRNDVSVGVVGSGSFATAIVKMLVENCKTVHWCVRSEFVKGAIELRGHNPSYLTAVNFNLKSLKLTTDINELVSACDVIVLATPSIYLSDTMDKMICEYGDKIFVSAIKGIIPKVNDVVAHYLRDEFKIGFRNQAVIAGPCHAEEVAMERLSYLTVAAAEDETAEKLEAILSSDFIKVHSSKDILGNEYSAILKNIFAIGAGIASGLGYGDNFTAVFVSNAIREMEIFLEAVYEAPRDVNESAYLGDLLVTAYSLFSRNRSLGNLIGKGYTVKSAIQSMNMVAEGYYAADSIYKTAKQKNLKLPIIDTVYAILYEGKNAEKQFKKLTAKLN
- the mqo gene encoding malate dehydrogenase (quinone) produces the protein MPQSLTSRTPKPKYDVVLIGGGIMSATLATLLHEFDPNLEIAIFERLGRFAKESTAAWNNAGTGHSAFCELNYTPEKPDGSIDITKAESIAEQFEMSKQFWSYLITQGYVKDPKEFINSCPHMSLVFGEKDAEYLRKRYEKMSGSVLFSGMEYSTDHEQLKQWIPLVMSKRNQSEVMAATKMDMGTDVNFGTLTRKMGRHLLEDSNVEVFLYHEVKDIDPREDGKWEMKVKDRIHNHKQEVVADFVFIGAGGYALPLLDSSDIKESEGYGGFPVSGQWLVSHNQELVEKHHAKVYTQATVDAPPMSVPHLDLRIIDGKKALLFGPFAGFSTKFLREGSYLDLPESVNTKNLKSLFGAWWHNIPLTKYLIQQVAMTKSQRMQHLREFIKDAKEEDWELKVAGQRVQIIKKDEKDGGKLEFGTEVVVNKSGTIASLLGASPGASTAVFAMLNVLEKCFPEKLQGEWKDKLLEMVPSYGQKLAQNPELTDKIRNYTKEKLELEY
- a CDS encoding DUF1684 domain-containing protein, yielding MKRYLILFLLFPFFGFAQKMVSPEVTAVKKFQEELNAEYLNPKETPLRGDNFTNFKGHPFFPFDLKYRVTAKLVKTKNPQPFNLPTSSGKTKSYREYGKATFQLDGKSYTLTLYQSLDLIKQKKYKDYLFLPFRDATNEKETYGGGKYMDLKIPKGNTIILDFNQSYQPYCAYNAYDYNCPIVPEENKLPVEIRAGVMYQDIYHH